The Anastrepha obliqua isolate idAnaObli1 chromosome 5, idAnaObli1_1.0, whole genome shotgun sequence DNA window ACAGCCCCGAGGTGGAAAATTGAAAACGCAAAACGGCTGACAATACGACTACTAAACTTGGCGCACAACAGATCGATTGTGGCATGGGCTGTGTGCTATGATGCGCCGTTCTGCTCAAACCAAAGATCGCCCAAGTCTGTGTCTTCAATTTTGGgactcaaaaaattgtttatcgaTTGAGACCATGCCAAGCGACTGAAACCGGAGTGTGCTTTGCCCAATatataagaagggcgatcctgcaatctgcgTAAACTACCGCACCATAAGCTGGCTTAGCATTGTATATAAAGTTCTGTCCAGTACCTGCTGCCGACATATAAGGAGTCTTCGCATCTTGGGCAGCAgaagatcaaacggagaataatTCTTGCCGATACgtgttactttgggctcagtaggcaaTTGAAAAGTAGAGCTCTCTCTTGAAGGATCAAACATATACGCTCATTGCCGTCCTTTTATATGGcacagaagcatggacgatatCAACAGCATTCCATGGAAGCATTCCAGAGAAAAATTCTCCGTAAGATCTTTGGTTCGTTCCGCGTTGGTTAGGAGTATCGTGTATGTTGGAACAGCaagctgcatgagctttacaGGGGCATGGGCATAGTTAATCGTGTAAAACTACAACGACTACCCTCGCTGGGTCATGTTACGCATTTGAACGAAGACGCTTCAGCAAGGCGCATGTACACGGTGCCCCAAAAAGGACCCGAGGAAGAGGAACACCCCATGCTGGACAGGGAACTATGCTGTCATTGGCACTTCTACGATTACGTACAGTTTTTCCGATACCTGCAGTTGCGGAATATTTGCTTGTTATTGCAGCCACCGAAATGAAAATGCGCCTTGCTaaagttgaaaatataaaaattttataaaatagctcttctaataaaaaaaaaaaacatttgcccatCGCAGACGTGGAGGCCTtcctttgtggaataacataaaGATggacaccacaaattggaggagaataATGAGCTACCCACAGCTGATTCCATTTTAGCTAATTATTTTGTCTCTATTTGTCAATCTTTGCCACAGATTTTGACACTGCAGGgactaaaagcaaacacaaAATACTACTGTTGCTATACTACTGACACCTGTTCAATGTGCTTTAGTTTTATAAGAATACGAGTATAATGGACATGGCGCAGTAAATGAAGATCAAAGCCTCCTAGGTCATATCATACGCAGAGATAAACAAACACCTTAACCCTGAAAGTGTTCAATAGAGATGGTGGAGAAAAAGATGACTCCCCTCTATATTGGAAATActggttaaaaaataatattgcttCCCATTGAATAGCAAGAGAAAATAGTGACGCGTCGGCCAATTAAACTGAAGATAATCCAAGTGCTACACGAAAGCTCAATGGACTTAGCGAATACGAATGAGCTTAATATTCAACAAGCATAAAGAATTGCGAGACACAGATTatacatactaggttgttcaataagttttgcggttcgatcaGAGAGGGCGTTCCTACTAGCGTACACTTTTtctggtacactcttcatatgaacgtatgtgaagATTCGTTTTACATgttacagtattttctacaatggaaaaaatcaagaatcgtgcagtgattgaatatctatttttatttttggaaggtttaaaaccaaaggaaatttatgaacgaattttgaaagtgtttaaggacttttcgccatcaattagcacgatagaaagatgggttgctgaatttaaacttgATTGGAGAAGCCTTGAagctaaaaacaacaacaacaccagaaatcgtggAAAAAATTACCGGATATTGTACTGGAAAATCGttaagtgactgaaagagatttactAGCAGCCACAGGCATCTCACTGGACAGTATAAGCAATAATTTGACTGAGGTATtgagtttcagaaagctgtgtgcacaatgggtgccacGTTCtctaacaaaaacattttcgaatgcgactttctcatcAACATTTAAGGTGTCGATTAGTGGATTCAAATCGGGAGGCTAAAGAGTTGTGTGGGCCTGATTCTTCGGAAGATTCTTCGTCCAAGAACTTGAactcagttttttgggatgcgaaagaggttttgtttgtggattaacGGAAAAATACGTTAACGAATTCCCAGTTTGCATaagctaaaaattatttttcatcaggacaatgcaccgtttCACAAGAGTATTTTGACTTGGTTAAAATCCATGAAGTAAAGTTCGAGTTGTTGGAGCATTCTTCGTAATCAGCAGATTTGGccgaaaaaatgcatgcgtaaAAAGcgcttttcatcaaatgatgaggtcataatagCTATGGAAGCGCATTTTCCAGCCCTTCTTGATTCTCACTTCAGagataaaattcataaattgggaTCTCGTTGAAAAAgatgtattgatgttcagggataCTCTAGGTATTTCAAATCATTAAATTGGGTTTTTCTATCGAACCGGAAAACTTATTGCACAacctaatatgtatgtatatacattgtaTTCGGGAGCGTCGTTAGCCGCTGAGTTCAGGCCACATCTACACTGATGGATATGACGATTTATGACATATATTTGATAACATTTCAAAGAAATtagtaattgaaattaaataaaatgcaacgATTCTTACACAATCGTTATATTTTACGGTTTGCTGCCTATACAGGCAGTAGGTatatttccgattttttttttaaatcataaaaaaaaacatctgcccATTTCATTTCACGTTTAATCTTCGTATTTAATCTTGAGATAACCCAATTCGTCAGCGCTTTTTACCAGAGCCACTAATCCGGCAAGTGTATCTTCACAATGTGGTATTATCTGCACCGGAGGTAGTATAAAACCATAACGTCCCGTATCGCGGAATTCGACGGTGTATGAGAGTTCAATACCCTGTTCACTGTAAGCCCAATCATTGGTGGCACCAGAGGCGTAATCTACAAGGATTGTAACAAATGATTTGAATAGAGTTCTAGAACAATATCCTGTGCCACTTTAATTGACTTACACATTACATCCGCTGTAGAACCATAAGTATAAGTCGTGTTATAAGGCAGCGCTTTGACCGCATCTGAATAAGCCTTCGCCACTGCGATTAAATCATCGTGATTTGTAGGAGGCTCTTGCGTCCAGCCATAAGGAGAAAGTAACACTTGACTGTAGGAATGAAAGGCGAGCATAATATTGATACGATCCTTAATGCTAGTGACATAATCGGCAAGGGCCTTAACCTCCGGCTCTGAGAACGCTACCGGACCGGCATATGTCTCATCGCAGGGATTCGAAGAAGCGCCATTACTCTCCATCCAATGTGAATTGTAGTTGCGATTCGGGTCTGCACCAATGCATGACGAACCCTCCACAGGTTGGCGAGTTTTGCGCCACATGCGATCCTGTAAAGAAAAATAGTAAGAAAATAAGTGAAGGCGGctttcacaaataaaaattgcaccTGAAGCTGCATACCGTTTCATGTGTATAGACAAAACCATCCACATTCAAAACTGGCACAATATACCAATCATAGTTTTGGGCCAAATTCATCACATCTTCATCTTCCGAAGTGAGTAATTCATTGATTAACCAAGTCGCAGTCGCTGAGGTGATCCATTCTCGTGCATGTATGTTGGATTCGATGAATATGCCGGGATTGCCCGATTTATAAGAGATTTTAATGCCACGTATTTTACGTCCCTCATAGGATGTGCCAATATTTATTTCACTCGTAACAAGCGGATGATTCGCCAATATGTCATCTAAAAATTCTTCGATTGATGATAAGGGATAATAGCGCGTCCAACCAAATGAGAGATCATCCGTGGATTTAGTAGATTTTTCTGCATCGATACGACTGCGGAACGAGAATTTGCTTTcagttcttaaattttttcacaacaGCTGTCTATATTTACCTCTGCACATTTGAAACCATTACTTCCAAAGGCAGATTATAGGAGCGCGTATAGTTTTGTAGATGTATGAGCTTTTGTGGACTGACCATAATATGCACTTCTTTATTGCTGCTGTGCCATAAATTGAACTGAAATTTATAGTTGGTTATCAGTTTTAAAAGAGGCAAGAAAAAGTGCAATTTATAGTAGTAAATTTAAGAGATTTTCTTCAATCGGACCCTGTCAttataaaccaaaaaattaaaaaaaataaatacaatttagcTGAAGTTCAGTTTAAACTGCAACTTAGTATTATTAtttgagttttgaaaatttatcatGATGCAAGGTTTTTACATGTGATAATTCCTCCTTTCActtcttacaaatatttcactTCCCAACTCCTTTCACCACACTTTGAACTTACATTCTCCGAATCGGCAGCCAATTTCTCAATCATTCGTAGTTGTTCCACATTTTCCGTTCTAATCTTGAATACTTTGAAATTATCGTATCTAGTGACTTTGGATGCGCTTGCAATGGCCAGGAAAATGGCTAAAACCAATATTAGAAGTTTCATTTTGTACAGCCAACAGTTTGAATGAAACTAAACTTAGTTGAAGTGGTCGAAGCAATTAAGTACTTGTCGTAACAGCACGTTCaactttatcaaatttttaatcataGATAATCAGCAGATAAGCTTTTGAAAGTGCTATATTATCGGTAAACTATCAATCGAAATAGATgtaattgctttgaaaattggcattCTTTAAGTTTATCAGCAACCGATTTATAATGAATGAGAATGTACTTGTAGATAAAATGGTACGAATATTTGGTTGGTTTCGCATTCTTTAAGTATACGAGTACCATTAAGAAGATGgattgaaagtttttaaagaaaagttcaCAAAATTGAATGCTCCGTATGTTACTAAAGCATATTTTACAACATTAATAAGGCCAATACAGGAATATGGTTCAAAAGCTTGGGATCTGTGTTACCAAATTTAAATAGAGAAGCGAAAAGGTGGTACAAAATTAATTGGAAGATTTACAATTTAATCAAGTGGCGTcgtgcgtcaatcatatttgacacttgtgacctAGACAGTTCTAGTATAAAAACATATAGAAGTAAGCAATGAAGCTGGTAAAGGTGCTGGCCTAATGCAGGCTGGCTTTGCTTGCTGTGCTTACTTTGCTTGGCTTTGGAAACTTGTATGGTCACATGGGCGCTAAATGTTAACTCGaagctgtgaaaaaatattgcgaatttttcttttaatactgAAAATGTACAAGATAAGATATGAAAGTACAAAGGATACTTAATATTTACTGCGGTTGTGAACCTTTTCCCATCTTTATATATTTGGTGTCAGGTAAAAGCTGCACTATTTACCTCACTATTTGTAACAACCAAGCATTGATGTAGGTTTTTCCAGAGCCTCTAGcctatatttttgaaagtttcaATCCTTTGCTGCATTCCATCATCACTCGCCTACCTGGTAAAATTCGTGCAAATGAATAAGATCGCAAGTAGCGCTCCTGCCGATTCCAAGTTCTTTACTACTAGAGCGgtcacttaaaatgttttttgactACTGCTCTGAACTGCTACCAGCACCTTCGTCTTCGGCTTCGCTTCAACTCTGTATACAACGTAAAATTCACAAATGAAGTAAaaccaattaaaattaaatgaaggtCAGGGGTGTTCAATTCCTAATGTCAAAAGCTCTGCAACTGGAACATTGAGCTATTTGAAACGTTGCCGTGCTTCAACCACTTCAAGTAAAACTGCCATTTAGTCTCATTTCATATATTCCAGTAATGTTCTATTCATTTTTGGCAGATATCGAAGCCAAGCAAGCAAAATCAGTTCGCATTGGGCCTGCacctaagaaaataaaaatttctatcactaaaatatttttatttagtaaaaaagttattcaaaaccaaatttcatGATTAATATTGCGCCTTCTTATAGATAGAATCCcttcaataacaatttttacttttcgccagaaaaaaaaaaaaattgttgggacTCGTTTCGTGGTCTTCCCCTATACAATAGCCGTCTAAAACTGATAAATTTTCGCACTTTTCTAGTCATAGAAAAATGCCAGGAATAGTATTTATAGTCGAGCTTGATTACAGAGTAAATTCCCAGCATATTCCTTCAGCCGGTGTCGGCTTGGCGGAAACgggcaaaaaaatgaaaaaaatatgtgcacCCATAGTCAAAAATATTACCACAATAAATTGTCACAATGTTTACTAAAAGGCCTTTATTTGTGGTAGTTAAACaact harbors:
- the LOC129248016 gene encoding zinc carboxypeptidase; amino-acid sequence: MKLLILVLAIFLAIASASKVTRYDNFKVFKIRTENVEQLRMIEKLAADSENFNLWHSSNKEVHIMVSPQKLIHLQNYTRSYNLPLEVMVSNVQSRIDAEKSTKSTDDLSFGWTRYYPLSSIEEFLDDILANHPLVTSEINIGTSYEGRKIRGIKISYKSGNPGIFIESNIHAREWITSATATWLINELLTSEDEDVMNLAQNYDWYIVPVLNVDGFVYTHETDRMWRKTRQPVEGSSCIGADPNRNYNSHWMESNGASSNPCDETYAGPVAFSEPEVKALADYVTSIKDRINIMLAFHSYSQVLLSPYGWTQEPPTNHDDLIAVAKAYSDAVKALPYNTTYTYGSTADVMYYASGATNDWAYSEQGIELSYTVEFRDTGRYGFILPPVQIIPHCEDTLAGLVALVKSADELGYLKIKYED